A part of Bacteroidota bacterium genomic DNA contains:
- a CDS encoding T9SS type A sorting domain-containing protein → MNYLYHISPRSTSVCLLLLLLCVALPANAQFVHSLGGTSFDLGVEVEMDKAGNAYFVGNFRDTLDFDPGAGQRFLANNNTDAFVASYDPLGTMRFAFSISGPFASHESVGDIAVAPDGFFVITGHQPFGYLDFDPDPMGELGTSGNFFIAGYNSNGEVQFAVSPAGGENTSNGNGYAVTLDEDDNVYVTGHYVTALDFNPADTTGVLANNGNSDVFIASYTKTGAYRYAYGFGGPSLDYGAGIAVDSQKNVYVAGFFVGEVAFDPEDKDGDGDTEIRVAESLSDMYLVSYDDAGRFRFVYTYDTANRIVIERKVELGIDAADNIYMSGESVGVVAYDPEDADGDGDLVQRSADALGSAFLASYKPTGELRFANVFKGGTSESKDVFTDKDGVSFITGSHIGEVDFDPGLDTAIISSTSGSDVFVASYDSLGAFRTMFSLPSTGLSGGHGVAFDSLYNVVLTGGFGGELDVDYSTGEDIRFGAGQNDIFMARFSSGGQVSVSTESVASLPSGFTVSAPYPNPFASRVNMQLDVASSQHVAVEVYDLLGRQVASLHNAVLPAGKHNMTWDGAGAVNGVYFIRIVSGATQHTERAVLMR, encoded by the coding sequence ATGAATTATTTATACCACATATCCCCACGTTCCACGTCTGTTTGTCTGCTTCTGCTATTGCTTTGTGTTGCTCTGCCGGCCAACGCACAATTTGTACACAGCCTTGGCGGGACGTCATTTGACCTCGGCGTTGAGGTTGAAATGGATAAGGCAGGCAACGCCTATTTTGTAGGAAATTTCAGAGATACACTGGATTTTGATCCGGGCGCCGGCCAACGTTTTCTGGCAAATAATAACACGGATGCATTTGTAGCCTCATACGATCCACTGGGTACGATGCGCTTTGCATTCAGTATCAGTGGACCGTTTGCAAGCCATGAATCGGTTGGCGACATCGCTGTGGCGCCTGATGGTTTTTTTGTGATCACAGGCCACCAACCGTTTGGGTATCTCGATTTTGATCCGGATCCAATGGGAGAGTTGGGCACTTCGGGCAACTTCTTTATAGCCGGTTACAACAGCAATGGGGAAGTACAGTTTGCTGTGTCTCCGGCGGGCGGTGAAAATACATCCAACGGGAATGGATATGCCGTTACGCTGGATGAAGACGACAATGTTTATGTGACGGGACACTATGTAACCGCACTCGATTTCAATCCCGCAGACACAACCGGTGTGCTGGCGAATAACGGCAATTCTGATGTATTCATTGCCAGCTATACCAAAACTGGTGCGTACCGTTATGCATACGGATTTGGCGGTCCGAGTCTCGATTATGGAGCAGGTATCGCAGTTGACTCACAGAAAAATGTATATGTTGCCGGTTTCTTTGTCGGCGAAGTGGCTTTTGATCCGGAGGACAAAGATGGAGATGGCGACACGGAGATTCGCGTCGCTGAGTCGTTGTCTGATATGTACCTGGTAAGCTACGACGATGCCGGCCGTTTCAGATTTGTATACACCTACGATACTGCCAACCGTATTGTGATCGAGCGCAAGGTTGAATTGGGAATAGATGCTGCAGACAATATCTACATGTCAGGTGAAAGCGTTGGTGTCGTTGCATATGACCCGGAAGATGCTGATGGCGATGGTGATCTGGTTCAACGCTCAGCTGATGCGTTGGGCAGCGCGTTTCTGGCAAGCTACAAACCAACTGGTGAACTCAGATTTGCGAATGTGTTTAAAGGCGGTACCAGTGAATCCAAAGATGTGTTTACTGATAAAGACGGCGTGAGCTTTATCACGGGTTCACACATTGGTGAAGTCGACTTTGATCCAGGCCTGGATACAGCTATCATTTCTTCAACTTCTGGGTCAGATGTCTTTGTGGCAAGCTATGATAGCCTCGGGGCATTCAGAACCATGTTCAGTTTGCCGTCAACGGGATTAAGCGGCGGCCATGGCGTCGCTTTTGACTCCTTATACAATGTGGTACTAACTGGTGGTTTTGGCGGTGAGTTGGATGTGGACTACAGCACGGGCGAAGATATAAGGTTTGGCGCCGGCCAGAATGACATTTTTATGGCCCGTTTTTCCTCCGGTGGCCAGGTGTCGGTTAGCACGGAATCTGTAGCAAGCCTGCCCAGTGGTTTTACCGTGTCAGCACCCTATCCCAATCCATTCGCTTCTCGGGTAAATATGCAGCTGGATGTCGCGTCTAGTCAGCACGTGGCTGTTGAAGTGTATGATTTACTTGGCCGCCAGGTTGCTTCCTTGCACAACGCCGTGTTGCCTGCAGGCAAGCACAACATGACGTGGGATGGCGCCGGAGCCGTTAACGGCGTTTATTTCATTCGGATAGTTTCAGGTGCAACACAACACACCGAGCGCGCTGTACTTATGCGCTAA